The genomic region GCGAGCGCGCGGCCACCGTCCGACCCGGGCGCCCGCGACGGCCTGGAGGTGTACGTCGGCACTGTCGACGCGAAGCAACGCGACCAGCTACGCGCGGCGGGGGTGGACCTCGGCCACGACGCGAAGACGGACTCGGCCGGTCGCACCACTGTCGAGACGGTCCTCAGCCGACGGCAGGCGAAGCGGCTGACCGACAAGGGTGTCCCGCTGTCGGTGAAGAAGGTCCGCGGCAGGGAGGCCTCGCAGGCGCTGCGGGAGCAGGCCGCCGCCGGCTGGACGTCGTTTCGCCCCTACGGGGAGCCCGGCGGCATCCGGGACGAGCTGAACGCGACAGCCGCCCGTCACCCGAAGCTCACGAAGGTGGAGACGATCGGCCGCACCCATCAGGGTCAGCCGATCCTCGCAATGAAGGTCACAAAGAACGCGCGGACCGTCCCGGACGGCAAGCGACCGGCGGTGCTCTACGCCGGCGCCCAGCACGCCCGGGAGTGGATCACGCCGGAAATGACCCGCCGGCTGATGCACCACGTGCTGGATCGCTACGGCACCGACCGGGAGATCACCCGTCTGCTGGACACCACCGAGTTGTGGTTCCTGCCGGTGGCCAACCCGGACGGCTACGACTTCACGTTCACCCCCGGCAACCGGCTGTGGCGCAAGAACCTGCGTGACAACAACGGCGACGGGCAGATCACCTCCGGTGACGGTGTCGACCTGAACCGCAACTTCGCCTACAAGTGGGGGTACGACAACGAGGGCTCGTCGCCGGAGCCGAGCAGCGAGACGTACCGCGGCCCCAAGCCGAACTCGGAGCCGGAGACCGTAGCCCTGGACAGGCTCTTCCGTCGGGTCGGCTTCGAGTTCTTCGTCAACTACCACTCGGCGGCCCAACTGCTGCTCTACGGCGTCGGTTGGCAGGTGAGCACCCCCACCCCGGACGACGTGATCTACGAGGCGATGGCCGGCGACGACGCGAACCCGGCCGTACCGGGCTACGACCCGGACATCTCCGCCGAGCTGTACACCACGAACGGTGACACCGACAGCCACGCCACAGTCAAGTACGGCACGTTGGGCTTCACCCCGGAGATGTCGACATGTGAGGCAGCCGCGGCCGTCGACCCGGACGACCAGTGGCGCCCGGAGGACTGCGTCAGCGGCTTCATCTTCCCCGACGACGAGAAGCTGATCGCCGGTGAGGTGAGCAAGAACCTGCCGTTCGCGCTGTCGGTGGCGCGCTCCGCGGCGGACCCGGACGACCCGGTGTCGGTAGTGGGCCGCACCACCCCGGACTTCGTGGTGGACGCGTTCAACACCTCGTACGGGCGCACTCAGCAGGTCGCCGCGATCACCCGCCGGGCGCTGAAGAACGTACGGATGCACTACGTCGTCAACGGCGGCCGGCCGAAGACCACGGCGGTCCGCGAGTGGCGTGGTGGTGAGCGGTACGGCGACACCCACGACGCCTACTACGCCGAGCTGCGCGGCACTGTCACCGGGGCGAAGCCGGGCGACCGGGTGGAGGTCTGGTTCACCGGGGTCAAGCAGCGGGCCGGAGTGGTGTCCAGCGAACACTTCACCTACCGGGTGCACGGCGACATCGGCGGCGACGTGCTGGTCCTCGCAATGGAGGACGTCACGGGGCTCAGCCCGACGCAGACGGGCACCACGGCGAAGTACGCCGACGAGATCGCGGCGTCCCTGACCGCCGCCGGGCGCAGCAGTGACGTGTACGACTTCGACGCGCAGGGGCGGACGGCGCCGCATCCGCTCGGCGTGCTGTCGCACTACAAGACGGTGGTCTGGGAGACCGGCGACGACGTGATCCCGCGCTCCGCCGGTCAGGTGCCCGGCACGGCGGCCAAGGCCGCGCTGGACACTGAGCTGGCCGTCCGGGACTACCTCAACGAGGGCGGCAAGCTGCTGGTCAGCGGGCAGTACGCGCTGTACGCGCAGGGCGCCAACGGGTCGTACGTGTACCGCCCGGACGCGCCGCCGGAGTGCACCGACGCCGAGGACCCCACGTGCCTGCCACTGTTGAACGACTTCCAGCAGTATTGGCTGGGCGCGCACACCTACGTCAGCGACGGCGGCACGTCGCCGGAGGGTGACCCGTACCCGGTCGCCGGCAACAGTGCGGCGTTCACCGGGTTCACCGGGCAGCTCAACGCTCCCGGGTCGGCGCAGAACCAGGCGCACACCGCCTCGTTCCTGACCACGTCGAGTTTCCTGCCGCCGGACCAGTTCCCCCAGTTCGCCAGCTCCGCGCCGGTGGGCTGGACCAGGCCGGGCGGCGCGCCGTTCGACCCGCGTACCGGTGAGTGGTACCTGCACAGCGGCCAGTCCGACGAGTCGTACAAGCGGCTCTCCCGCACTGTCGACCTGACCGGGGCGACGAGCGGCGAGCTGCGCTTCTTCACGTCGTACGAGATCGAGCAGAACTGGGACTTCCTCATCGTCGAGGCGCATGAGGTGGGCAGTGACGGCTGGACGACCCTGCCGGACGCCAACGGCAAGACCAGCACGGCCACCGGGGAGAGCTGCGCCTCGGGTTGGGTGGAGCAGCTGCACCCGTTCCTCGCCCACTACCAGGGCGCGGACTGCTCCTCGACAGGCAGCACGGGCAGCTGGAACGCGGCGACCGGTTCCTCGGGCGGCTGGAAGGAGTTCGTCGTCGACCTGTCCGCGTACGCCGGCAAGCAGGTCGAGGTGTCGATCTCGTACGTCTCGGACTGGGCCACCCAGGGCCTCGGCGTCTTCGTGGACGACGCTCGGGTGATCGTCGACGGTTCCACGGTCGCGGAGACGTCGTTCGAGTCCGCTGACCTGGGAGGCTGGACGGTGGCCGGTGCACCGGCAGGCTCCGCGGGCAACCCCAACGACTGGTCGCGCAGCCAGCAGGCGTTCGAGGAGGGCTCGGTGGTGGTCACCGCCGACACCGTCTACCTGGGCTTCGGGCTGGAAGGACTGTCGCCCGCGGCCCGCGACGACCTGGTCGCCCGCTCGCTGACCCACCTGACCGGCCGACCCCGCCGCTGACGGCGTCGAGGTGCGCCGACGGTCCCCGGACCGTCGGCGCACCTTCGACGGTACGCCGGGCGCGTCCCCCGCCGATGTGGTGAGCTGGACGAATGTCAGGGCTGGGACTGGTGCTGCACCCCACCCGGGATGTCACCGAGGTGGTCGAGATCATCGAACGGTGGGCGACGCGCCACAACAAGTCGCTGATGGTGCGCGCGCAGGACAGGCACCGCGTGCCGACCAGCGTCGAGCCGGTGCCGGAGTGCGAGGTGGCCACCCGCGCCGACGCGTTGATCAGCATCGGCGGCGACGGCACCATGCTCGGGGCGTTGCGCTCGGCCGTCCTCGACCCGAAGCCGGTGCTCGGCGTACACCTGGGTCGGCTCGGTTTTCTCGTCGAGGTGGAGCCGCCGGCGCTGCCCGAGGCGTTGAGCCGGCTGCTGTCCAAGGACTTCACCATCGAGTCGCACGCCTGCCTGGCCTGCGACGTGTGCGGCGACGACGTGGTGGCGTTCAACGACATCGCGCTGGTCCGCCAGCCCGGGTCGGGTTTCGTCACCGCCACCCTCGCCGTCGATGGCCAGCAGTACGGCTACTACCGCGCCGACGCCGTTGTGGTGAGCACGCCGACCGGTTCGACGGCGTACAGCTATGCCGCCGGCGGTCCGCTGATCTCTCCGGCGACGGACGCGGTGGTGATCACGCCGTCGGCGCCGATGGCCGGCATCTCCCGGTCGGTGGTGCTGTCGCCGGACGAGAAGGTCCGCCTCGAACTGGAGCCCCACTCGTCGGCGGTCGTGGTGGAGATGGACGGTTTGGTGTTCCGCGACGCGGCGACCGAGGGGGCCGTCGACATCAGCTACCGCCGCAACGCCGGTCTGGTGGTGCGCTTCGACCGGCAGCGCTACCAGGAACGCAACCAGCTGAAGATGACCCTGCTCGACCTGCCGTTCCTGCCCGAGCAGCTCCGCGAGCTGCTGCCCGACGGAGCCCAGCGAAGCCACGACCGGGAGATGCCCCCACGCCGCTGAACCTCACCCACCCACCACACCCCGCCGCGTCCCCCACCTCTGGTTTCGGCCGTCGATCATGGGGTTAGCGGGCGCGACACACCGAGCGCCACCCGCCAACTTCATGATCAACGAAGTCTGTAGGGGGCAGGAGCAGGGTCAGGTGTTGGTCAGGGCTTGGTCTACCAGGGACTTGGCTTCCTCTTGAATGCGCTTGAGGTGGTCGGGGCCCTGGAAGGACTCGGCGTAGATCTTGTAGACGTCCTCGGTGCCGGAGGGTCGGGCGGCGAACCAGCCGGACTCGGTGCTGACCTTGAGACCGCCGATCGGGGCGCCGTTGCCGGGCGCGGTGGTCAACGTCGCGGTGATCGGCTCACCGGCCAACTCGGTGGCGGTGACCTGGTCCGGGGAGAGCTTGGCGAGCACTGCCTTCTGCTCGCGGGTGGCAGGGGCGTCGATGCGGGCGTACGCGGGTGCGCCGAACCGGTCGGCCAACTCCGCCCAGTGCTCGCTCGGGCTGCGCCCGCTGACGGCCAGGATCTCGGCGGCGAGCAGGCAGAGCAGCAGGCCGTCCTTGTCGGTGGTCCAGGTGGAGCCGTCCCGGCGCAGGAACGACGCGCCGGCGCTCTCCTCGCCGCCGAAGCCGACAGCGCCGTCGAGCAGCCCCGGCACGAACCACTTGAAGCCGACCGGCACCTCCAGCAGCGGCCGGCCCAGGTCGGCGGCGACCCGGTCGATCATCGACGAGGAGACCAGCGTCTTGCCCACGGCGGCGGCCGGACCCCAGTCGGCGCGGGTACGGAACAGGTGGTCGATCGCCACCGCGAGGAAGTGGTTGGGGTTCATCAGGCCGGCGTCGGGGGTGACGATGCCGTGCCGGTCGGCGTCGGCGTCGTTGCCGGTGGAGATCTGGTAGTCGGCGCGTGCGGCGATCAGCGACGCCATCGCGTTCGGCGAGGAGCAGTCCATCCGGATCTTGCCGTCGCCGTCGAGGGTCATGAACCGCCAGGTCGGGTCGACCGTCGGGTTGATCACGGTCAGGTCCAGCCGGTGCCGCTCGGCGATCTCACCCCAGTACGCGACGCTCGCCCCGCCCAGGGGGTCGGCGCCGATTCGCACACCGGCGTCGCGGATCGCGTCCACGTCGATCACGGCCGGCAGGTCGTCGACGTAGTTGGCGAGGAAGTCGTACTCCCCTGTGGTGTCGGCGGCCCGGGCCCGCGCGTAGGTGATCCGGCGGACCTCCTTGAGCCCGGCGGAGAGGATCGCGTTGGCGCGGTCCTGGATCCACCGGGTGACGTCGGTGTCGGCGGGCCCGCCGTTTGTGGGGTTGTACTTGAAGCCGCCGTCGTCTGGCGGGTTGTGCGACGGCGTGATCACGATGCCGTCGGCGAGGCCGCTGGTGCGGCCCCGGTTGTGGGTGAGGATCGCGTGCGACAGCGCCGGCGTCGGGGTGTAACCGTCGCGGCTGTCCACCAGCACGGTCACACCGTTGGCGGCGAGCACCTCCAGCGCGTCCACAGCGGCCGGCGCGGAGAGCGCGTGGGTGTCCCGGGCGAGGAACAGCGGCCCGTCGAGGCCCTGCTCCCGGCGGTAGTCGCAGAGCGCCTGGGTGACCGCGAGGATGTGGTCGGAGTTGAACGCGTTGCGCAGGCTGGAACCCCGGTGGCCGGAGGTGCCGAAGGAGACCTGCTGCGCCGGGTCCGCCGGGTCGGGGTGCTCGGCGTAGTAGGCGGTCACCAGGCGCGGCACGTCGACCAGGTCGGCGGGCTGGGCGGGCTGGCCGGCACGGGGATGGGTCACTGCGGGATCCTCCTGGAGCAGGTACGGGTACGGGTGGTCACGGCTCGATCTTCTGGCCCTTGCCGATCACCACGACGCCGTTGTCGGAGACGGTGTAGCGCTGCCGGTCCTTCTCCAGGTCGACGCCGATCTCGGCGCCCTCCGGGACGAACACGTTCTTGTCCAGGATGGCCCGCCGGACCACCGCGTGGCGGCCGATCTCCACACCCTCCATCAACACCGAACCCTCGACGTGCGCCCAGGAGTGCACCCGCACCTTCGGCGACACGATCGAGTTCTCCACCAGCGAGCCGGAGATCACCACGCCCGGGGAGACCATCGAGCCGACCGCCCGACCGACCCGCTCACCCCACTGGTGGACGAACTTGGCCGGCGGCCACGGCAGCTGCTCGGTGTAGATCGGCCAGTCGAAGTTGTACATGTTGAACACCGGGTGCACGTTGATCAGATCCATGTGCGCGTCGTAGAACGAGTCGAGCGTCCCGACGTCACGCCAGTAGCCGCGGTCCCGGTCGGTGCTGCCCGGCACCTCGTTGTCACGGAAGTCGTAGACGTTCGCCTCGCCCCGCTCGACGAGCATCGGGATGATGCTGCCGCCCATGTCGTGCTTGCTGGTCTTGTCCTCCGCGTCGCGTTCGACCGCCTCGCACAGCGCCCGGGTGGTGAAGACGTAGTTGCCCATCGAGGCGTAGATCTCGTTCGACGCGTCCGGCAGGCCGACCGCGTCGGTGGGCTTCTCGCGGAACGCCCGGATGCGCCGGCCGTCCTCGCCGACCTCGATGACGCCGAACTGGTCGGCCATCGACAGCGGCTGACGGATGCCGGCGACGGTGACCGCGGCGCCGGAGGCGATGTGGTCCTCCACCATCTGCCGCGGGTCCATCCGGTAGATGTGGTCGGCGCCGAAGACGATCACATAGTCGGGCTGCTCGTCGTGGATGAGGTTGAAGCTCTGGTAGATGGCGTCGGCCGAGCCGGCGAACCACCAGGGGCCGCGACGCTGCTGCGCCGGCACCGGGGTGACGTAGTTGCCGAGCAACGTCGACATCCGCCACGTCTTGGTGATGTGCCGGTCGAGGGAGTGGGACTTGTACTGGGTCAGCACGACGATCTTGAGATAGCCGGCGTTGGCCAGGTTGGAGAGGACGAAGTCGACCATGCGGTACATCCCGCCGAACGGGACGGCCGGCTTGGCCCGGTCGGCGGTGAGTGGCATCAGGCGCTTGCCCTCACCACCCGCCAGGACGATCGCGAGCACCTTGGCAGCCATGCCCCGACGCTATCCATCCGCGTCGGACTTCACCACTCGTACGGGGAGTCTTCTGCACTAGGGTGCGAGGTCATGACGGAACCCACCCCGCTGCGCGTCGACCTGCTGACCCGTGAGTATCCGCCGGAGGTCTACGGCGGCGCCGGTGTGCACGTCGAGTACCTGGCCCGGGAGCTGCGCCACCTCGCCGACGTGCGGGTGCACTGCTTCGGCCTGCCGCGCACCGAGCCGGGCGTCACCGCGTACTCCGATCCGCCTGGTTTGACCGGCGCGAACGCCGCGTTGCGCACGCTCGGTGTGGACCTGGAGATGGCCGCCGGCGCGGCCGGCGCCGACGTGGTGCACAGCCACACCTGGTACGCGAACATGGCCGGGCACACCGCGAAGCTGCTGCACGGGGTGCCGCACGTGCTGACCGCGCACAGCCTGGAGCCGCTGCGGCCGTGGAAGGCCGAGCAGCTCGGCGGCGGATACGCGCTGTCGTCCTGGGCCGAGCGCACGGCCATGGAGGCCGCCGACGCGATCATCGCGGTGAGCGCCGGCATGCGACGCGACGTGCTGACCGCCTACCCGCAGGTCGACCCGGACCGGGTACGGGTGGTCTACAACGGCATCGACACCCTCCAGTACGCCCCGGACGCCGGCATCGACGTGCTGGAACGGCTCGGCGTCGATCCGGCCCGACCGAGCGTGGTGTACGTGGGAAGGATCACGCGGCAGAAAGGGCTGCCCTACCTGCTGCGCGCCGCCCGGGAGTTGCCGGCGGACACCCAGCTCGTGCTGCTCGCCGGCGCACCGGACACCGCGGAGATCGCCGCCGAGGTGCAGGATCTGGTCACCGAACTGCGGGCCAACCGGTCCGGCGTGGTCTGGGTGGCCGAGATGCTGCCCAAGCCGGAGGTGATCCAGGTGCTCACCCACGCGACGGTCTTCGTCTGCCCCTCGGTGTACGAGCCGATGGGCATCGTCAACCTGGAGGCGATGGCCTGCGAGACGGCTGTGGTGGCGACCGCCACCGGCGGCATCCCGGAGGTGGTGGCCGACGGTGAGACGGGCCTGCTGGTGCCGATCGAGCAGGCCACCGACGGGTCAGGTACCCCGTTGGACCCGGACCGTTTCGTGGCCGACCTGGCGGCGGCGATCAACACGTTGCTCACCGACCCGGCGCGCACCCAGCGGTTCGGCCTGGCCGGCCGTCAGCGCGCTGTGGAGCACTTCTCCTGGGACGCCATCGCCCGGCAGACCCTGGACGTGTACCGCTCGGTCGGCGCGGCGGGCTGACCCGCCCCGGTCATCAGGCTGAGGAACGGCCGTCGTACGTCGCTCGGTTGCGGAGCACCTCGTCCATGTGCGTCTGGGCCCAGCCCTTGAGGCCGCGCATCATGTGGTGCAGCGAGAGGCCGAGGTCGGTCAGCTCGTAGGTGACAGTGACGGGCACGGTCGGCGTCGCCGTGCGCGTGATCAGTCCGTCGCGTTCCAGGGAGCGCAGCGTCTGGGTGAGCATCTTCTGGCTGATGCCGGCCAGGAGGCGCGACAGCTCGGAGTAGCGCAGCGGGCGGGGTTCACCGGTGCAGTCGGCGCCGAACCGGTGGGAACCGTCGCTGCCCAGCGCGGCCAGGATCAACGTGACCCACTTGTCGGAGATCCGGTCGAGCAGTTTGCGGCTGGGACACTCGGCCAGGAAGACGTCGTACGCCTCCTTGGTCTGTGCTCTCTGCTGGGCCGCCGTCGTCGTCGCCATCCGCGCCGCTCCCCCACCTGTCGGTGTGTTACGCACTTCAAAGTGCCTACTTCCTGTCAGGAAGTTACCCGACCAGAGTGAAGCAGGCACCTGCGCGGCACCGATCGCGCCGCACTCCACCTGGAATCCGAGGTCTGCACATGCGCTCCACGTCCCATCCCGACGACGCCCGTTCCCTTCCCGGCGGCGGCGCTTCCCTTCCCGGCGGCAGCTGGATGCTTGGCGACCTGACCGTCACCCGCTTCGGCTACGGCGCCATGCAGCTTGCCGGCCCCTGGGTCATGGGGCCGCCCGCCGACCACGACGGCGCGCTCGCCGTCCTGCGCGAGGTCGTCGAACTCGGCATCACCCACATCGACACCAGCGACGCCTACGGGCCATACATCACCAACAGGCTGATCCGGGAGGCTCTGCACCCGTACCCCGAATCGCTGCACATCGTCACAAAGGTCGGCGCCACCCGCGACCAGCAGGGCGGTTGGCCCCCCGCCCGCAAGCCCGACGACCTGCGCCGGGCGGTCCACGAGAACCTGGAGAACCTCGGCGTCGAGGTGCTCGACCTGGTCAACCTGCGGCTCGGCAACGCCGAAGGCCCGCAACCCGGCTCGCTCGCCGAACCGTTCGAGACGCTCGTCGACCTCCAGCGGCAGGGCCTGATCCGGCACCTCGGTGTGAGCACCGCGACGGCGCAGCAGGTCGCCGAGGCGCAGACGATCGCACCGATCGTGTGCGTGCAGAACATGTACAACCTGGCCTTCCGCCAGGACGACGAACTGATCGACCCGCTCGCCGAACAAGGCATCGCCTACGTGCCCTACTTCCCGCTCGGCGGCTTCAGCCCGCTCCAGTCCGCTGCCCTGTCGGCCGTGGCCGCCAGGTTGGCCACCACGCCGATGTCGGTCGCCCTGGCCTGGCTGCTGCAGCGCTCGCCGAACATCCTGCTCATTCCGGGTACGTCGTCAGTCGCGCACCTGCGCGAGAACGTCGCCGGCGCAGGGCTGTCGCTCTCCGACGAGGACCTCGCCGACCTGGACAAGATCGGAAGGTGACGACGCGTCCGCCGCGCGGGGTGCACGGTCGTCTTCGCGTCGGGTGCCCGGCCACCTTCGCGTCGGGTGCCCGGCGCGCCCCGTGGGGCGGCGCCTCGTGCGGCGGGCGCCCGTGCGGCTGGTCATCCACTGACCCGAGCGCGCTGCGGTAGTCGAGCTTGGCGGGCTACAGCAGGCTGCCGATCCACAGGCCGAGCGCGGCCAGCACGAGGCTGGCGCAGAGACTGCCGAGCACGTTGAACGCCTCGACGGCCGCGTTCTTACGCAGCAGCCCCAGGGTGTGCCACTCCTCCGTGGAGAAGGTGGTGTAGGCGCCGAGGAAGCCGACCCCGACGACCGCAGCGAAGTCCTGGGCCCCGGCGGCCGAATTCTTCACGGCGTAACCGGTGACGATGCCGAGCACGAACGCACCGGAGACGTTGATCAGGAACGTGCTCGCCGGGAACGCCTTGCTGGACCCGGTGGCCCGCCTACTCCACCACGGCTTCACCAGCGCGTCGACGCCGGCGCGACTCAACGCGCCGAGCCCGCCGGCCAGGAACACGCCGATGCCCACCCACATCAGGCGCCCCTACCCGCCGGATGCCCCACCCGCATTTCCACGAGACGGGCGCCGAGCGCCGCCGCGAGCACGCCTCCGACGATGGACACCACGAGGTAGACGATCCCTATCCCACTGCGCCGCGCGCCGATCAGTTGATCGGACTCGACGATGAAGTGCGACCAGGTCGTGAACCCGCCGATGAGCCCGGTCGACAGGAACGGCTTGCCCCACGGGCCGCGCAGCCGGTGCGCCGCGAGCAGCGTCATCACGGCGCCGAGCGCGAACGCGCCCACCATGTTGATCACAAAGGTGACCCAGGGGAAGTGCGGTGGTGTGGACGGCGCGAGCCCGAGCCCCAGCAGGTACCGCAAGGTGGCACCGATGCCACCGCCAACGACGATCGCGAGGATGGTCATGCACCCAATCACGCATCGGCGTACGCCGTGACCACCCAAGCGCGGAAGGTGTCACCCGTACGGTCGAAGGGCCAACCCCGGACACCGCCACCTGAACGGATCCGTTGAGGGTCGCTGGTCGGTGTCGACAGCGCCCGGAATTGTCGTACACCTGTTCTAGTCTTTGTGGGTGATCGATGCGTTGGCGCAGGCAGAGG from Micromonospora profundi harbors:
- a CDS encoding M14 family metallopeptidase; protein product: MRPRRLAIAGVVTLLGALALAPPASARPPSDPGARDGLEVYVGTVDAKQRDQLRAAGVDLGHDAKTDSAGRTTVETVLSRRQAKRLTDKGVPLSVKKVRGREASQALREQAAAGWTSFRPYGEPGGIRDELNATAARHPKLTKVETIGRTHQGQPILAMKVTKNARTVPDGKRPAVLYAGAQHAREWITPEMTRRLMHHVLDRYGTDREITRLLDTTELWFLPVANPDGYDFTFTPGNRLWRKNLRDNNGDGQITSGDGVDLNRNFAYKWGYDNEGSSPEPSSETYRGPKPNSEPETVALDRLFRRVGFEFFVNYHSAAQLLLYGVGWQVSTPTPDDVIYEAMAGDDANPAVPGYDPDISAELYTTNGDTDSHATVKYGTLGFTPEMSTCEAAAAVDPDDQWRPEDCVSGFIFPDDEKLIAGEVSKNLPFALSVARSAADPDDPVSVVGRTTPDFVVDAFNTSYGRTQQVAAITRRALKNVRMHYVVNGGRPKTTAVREWRGGERYGDTHDAYYAELRGTVTGAKPGDRVEVWFTGVKQRAGVVSSEHFTYRVHGDIGGDVLVLAMEDVTGLSPTQTGTTAKYADEIAASLTAAGRSSDVYDFDAQGRTAPHPLGVLSHYKTVVWETGDDVIPRSAGQVPGTAAKAALDTELAVRDYLNEGGKLLVSGQYALYAQGANGSYVYRPDAPPECTDAEDPTCLPLLNDFQQYWLGAHTYVSDGGTSPEGDPYPVAGNSAAFTGFTGQLNAPGSAQNQAHTASFLTTSSFLPPDQFPQFASSAPVGWTRPGGAPFDPRTGEWYLHSGQSDESYKRLSRTVDLTGATSGELRFFTSYEIEQNWDFLIVEAHEVGSDGWTTLPDANGKTSTATGESCASGWVEQLHPFLAHYQGADCSSTGSTGSWNAATGSSGGWKEFVVDLSAYAGKQVEVSISYVSDWATQGLGVFVDDARVIVDGSTVAETSFESADLGGWTVAGAPAGSAGNPNDWSRSQQAFEEGSVVVTADTVYLGFGLEGLSPAARDDLVARSLTHLTGRPRR
- a CDS encoding NAD(+)/NADH kinase: MSGLGLVLHPTRDVTEVVEIIERWATRHNKSLMVRAQDRHRVPTSVEPVPECEVATRADALISIGGDGTMLGALRSAVLDPKPVLGVHLGRLGFLVEVEPPALPEALSRLLSKDFTIESHACLACDVCGDDVVAFNDIALVRQPGSGFVTATLAVDGQQYGYYRADAVVVSTPTGSTAYSYAAGGPLISPATDAVVITPSAPMAGISRSVVLSPDEKVRLELEPHSSAVVVEMDGLVFRDAATEGAVDISYRRNAGLVVRFDRQRYQERNQLKMTLLDLPFLPEQLRELLPDGAQRSHDREMPPRR
- the pgm gene encoding phosphoglucomutase (alpha-D-glucose-1,6-bisphosphate-dependent), encoding MTHPRAGQPAQPADLVDVPRLVTAYYAEHPDPADPAQQVSFGTSGHRGSSLRNAFNSDHILAVTQALCDYRREQGLDGPLFLARDTHALSAPAAVDALEVLAANGVTVLVDSRDGYTPTPALSHAILTHNRGRTSGLADGIVITPSHNPPDDGGFKYNPTNGGPADTDVTRWIQDRANAILSAGLKEVRRITYARARAADTTGEYDFLANYVDDLPAVIDVDAIRDAGVRIGADPLGGASVAYWGEIAERHRLDLTVINPTVDPTWRFMTLDGDGKIRMDCSSPNAMASLIAARADYQISTGNDADADRHGIVTPDAGLMNPNHFLAVAIDHLFRTRADWGPAAAVGKTLVSSSMIDRVAADLGRPLLEVPVGFKWFVPGLLDGAVGFGGEESAGASFLRRDGSTWTTDKDGLLLCLLAAEILAVSGRSPSEHWAELADRFGAPAYARIDAPATREQKAVLAKLSPDQVTATELAGEPITATLTTAPGNGAPIGGLKVSTESGWFAARPSGTEDVYKIYAESFQGPDHLKRIQEEAKSLVDQALTNT
- the glgC gene encoding glucose-1-phosphate adenylyltransferase; the protein is MAAKVLAIVLAGGEGKRLMPLTADRAKPAVPFGGMYRMVDFVLSNLANAGYLKIVVLTQYKSHSLDRHITKTWRMSTLLGNYVTPVPAQQRRGPWWFAGSADAIYQSFNLIHDEQPDYVIVFGADHIYRMDPRQMVEDHIASGAAVTVAGIRQPLSMADQFGVIEVGEDGRRIRAFREKPTDAVGLPDASNEIYASMGNYVFTTRALCEAVERDAEDKTSKHDMGGSIIPMLVERGEANVYDFRDNEVPGSTDRDRGYWRDVGTLDSFYDAHMDLINVHPVFNMYNFDWPIYTEQLPWPPAKFVHQWGERVGRAVGSMVSPGVVISGSLVENSIVSPKVRVHSWAHVEGSVLMEGVEIGRHAVVRRAILDKNVFVPEGAEIGVDLEKDRQRYTVSDNGVVVIGKGQKIEP
- the glgA gene encoding glycogen synthase; this encodes MTEPTPLRVDLLTREYPPEVYGGAGVHVEYLARELRHLADVRVHCFGLPRTEPGVTAYSDPPGLTGANAALRTLGVDLEMAAGAAGADVVHSHTWYANMAGHTAKLLHGVPHVLTAHSLEPLRPWKAEQLGGGYALSSWAERTAMEAADAIIAVSAGMRRDVLTAYPQVDPDRVRVVYNGIDTLQYAPDAGIDVLERLGVDPARPSVVYVGRITRQKGLPYLLRAARELPADTQLVLLAGAPDTAEIAAEVQDLVTELRANRSGVVWVAEMLPKPEVIQVLTHATVFVCPSVYEPMGIVNLEAMACETAVVATATGGIPEVVADGETGLLVPIEQATDGSGTPLDPDRFVADLAAAINTLLTDPARTQRFGLAGRQRAVEHFSWDAIARQTLDVYRSVGAAG
- a CDS encoding winged helix-turn-helix transcriptional regulator, whose product is MATTTAAQQRAQTKEAYDVFLAECPSRKLLDRISDKWVTLILAALGSDGSHRFGADCTGEPRPLRYSELSRLLAGISQKMLTQTLRSLERDGLITRTATPTVPVTVTYELTDLGLSLHHMMRGLKGWAQTHMDEVLRNRATYDGRSSA
- a CDS encoding aldo/keto reductase family oxidoreductase; its protein translation is MRSTSHPDDARSLPGGGASLPGGSWMLGDLTVTRFGYGAMQLAGPWVMGPPADHDGALAVLREVVELGITHIDTSDAYGPYITNRLIREALHPYPESLHIVTKVGATRDQQGGWPPARKPDDLRRAVHENLENLGVEVLDLVNLRLGNAEGPQPGSLAEPFETLVDLQRQGLIRHLGVSTATAQQVAEAQTIAPIVCVQNMYNLAFRQDDELIDPLAEQGIAYVPYFPLGGFSPLQSAALSAVAARLATTPMSVALAWLLQRSPNILLIPGTSSVAHLRENVAGAGLSLSDEDLADLDKIGR
- a CDS encoding fluoride efflux transporter FluC, with protein sequence MWVGIGVFLAGGLGALSRAGVDALVKPWWSRRATGSSKAFPASTFLINVSGAFVLGIVTGYAVKNSAAGAQDFAAVVGVGFLGAYTTFSTEEWHTLGLLRKNAAVEAFNVLGSLCASLVLAALGLWIGSLL
- a CDS encoding fluoride efflux transporter FluC — encoded protein: MTILAIVVGGGIGATLRYLLGLGLAPSTPPHFPWVTFVINMVGAFALGAVMTLLAAHRLRGPWGKPFLSTGLIGGFTTWSHFIVESDQLIGARRSGIGIVYLVVSIVGGVLAAALGARLVEMRVGHPAGRGA